The nucleotide sequence CACTTCTTGGCGCCATCACCCCCGCACGACGGCGTGACGGGCGTATCGTCTCCCGCACGGACACCGCCGCAGGCGTCCCGCCCGACGACAAGAAAGCACGACCATGGCGACCTTGAGATTCGACGCCCGACGCCTCCTGCTCGCCGGGGGATTCGCCGTGGCGGCGGCTGCCGCGCCCGCGGTCGCCGTCCTCGCCGCACCGACGTCGGTGGAGCCGTCGGTGGCCGCCTGCCCCAGCGGTGAGACCGAGGACACCTTCACCACGGTCTGCACCCCCGACCTGGTGCCGAATTCGCCGGTCTTTCAGAGTAGTTCACCTGACAGCCTGCCCTCGGTCGGCGGCATCCCCTGCAGTGGAGCCAATTCCGGTCAGTGCATCGGCCTGTCCGAGGAGCAGCAGTCCGAAGGGCCGGTGCCCGTGCCGCGCTCGTCGGTCAGCTCGAGCCCCTAGTACCGGCCCGACGCCGCGCCGGGCCCCGCCCGGCGGCGTCGCGTCGCGCCGTCCGTCACGGCCGTCCGTCACGACCCCTCGCAGGGAACTCGTGGAATGTGTGCAGATTCCTGGCAGCTTCCATAGACTCACCCCGACGACACGGTCAATAACGACAGAAAGCGTGACGATGGCGAACCCTGTTCTGAGTGCTCCCCGGCGGTTCATCCTGGCGGGCGGGTTCGCGCTCGCCGTCGCCGCGGCTCCCGCGGTCGCCGCGCTCGCCGGCGTCGACGCGTTCCCGGCCAACCCGCTGGCGTGCCCGGGCGGTGAGGAAGAGGATCAGTTCACTGGCATCTGCATCCCCCACACCGTGCCGAACTCTCCGTTCAGCTCGATCCCGGGCAACCCCGACCTGCCGGCCGTCGACGGCATCCCGTGCACCGGCGCCAACAGCGGCCAGTGCATCGGCCTCGCCGAGAACGCCCCGGCCTACGTGCCGCCGACCTCGTCGATCGGCAGCAGCCCGACCGTCACCGGCGTCTCCTGAGCATGCCTCGGCCCGAACTCTGGGCGGCTCGCCGAGTCGCCTAGAGTTGGGTCATGGCAGCTTCACCTGACCCCACCGAGATCGACGACGTCGAGCCGCTCGCCGACAGCACCGCGCGGCAGGCGCGCCGCGTCGTCGCGGCGTACGCCACCGACGCCGACGAGTGCCGCGTCTTCCTGTCCATGCTCGGCATCGGACCCGCGAAGCTCGACGCCTAGTGAGCCCCGGCCCGGCGACCGAGCCCGACGTCGGCACCGCCGACTTCGTCGTCGTGGCCAACCGGCTGCCGATCGACATGGAGCGCCGCGCCGACGGCGAGATCTCCTACAAGCGCAGCCCCGGCGGCCTGGTCACTGCGCTGGAACCGCTGCTGCGCAAACGCCATGGCGCCTGGATCGGTTGGGCCGGCATCCCCGACAGCCCCGAGGACCCGATCGAGGACGACGGGCTGCAGCTCTTCCCGGTGGCGCTGTCTGCCGAGGACGTCGCCACGTACTACGAGGGCTTCTCCAACGCCACGCTGTGGCCGCTCTACCACGACGTCATCGTCAAGCCGATCTACCACCGCGCCTGGTGGGAACGCTATGTCGAGGTGAACCGCCGCTTCGCCGAGGCGACCGCCCGGGCCGCCGCCGACGGCGCCACCGTCTGGGTGCAGGACTACCAGTTGCAGCTCGTCCCCAAGATGCTGCGCATGCTCCGCCCCGACCTCACCATCGGGTTCTTCCTGCACATCCCCTTCCCGCCGATCGAACTGTTCATGCAGATGCCGTGGCGTACCGAGATCATCGAGGGTCTGCTGGGCGCCGACCTCGTCGGCTTCCACCTCCCGGGCGGGGCGCAGAACTTCCTCTACCTGGCTCGCCGTCTGGTCGGTGCCGACACCTCCCGGGCGACCGTCGGCGTGCGGTCCCGGTTCGGCGAGGTGCGCGTCGGTTTTCGCACCGTGAAGGTGGGCGCGTTCCCCATCTCCATCGATTCGGCGGAACTCGACGCCAAGGCCCGCGACCGAGCGGTGCGCCAGCGTGCCCGCGCCATCCGCGCCGAACTCGGCAACCCGCGCAAGGTCATGCTGGGCGTCGACCGGCTGGACTACACCAAGGGCATCGACGTGCGGCTCAACGCCTTCACCGAACTGCTCGAGGACGGCCGCGTCGACGGCAGTGACACCGTGCTCGTCCAGCTCGCCACGCCGAGTCGCGAGCGGGTGGAGAGCTACAAGGTGATGCGCGAGGACATCGAACGGCAGGTCGGCCACATCAACGGCGAGTTCGGCGAGGTCGGCCACCCGGTGGTGCACTACCTGCACAAGCCGATCCCCCGTGACGAACTCGTCGCGTTCTTCGTCGCCGCCGACGTCATGCTGGTGACCCCGTTGCGCGACGGGATGAACCTGGTGGCCAAGGAGTACGTGGCGTGCCGCAGCGACCTCGGCGGCGCGCTGGTCTTGAGCGAATTCACCGGCGCCGCAGCCGAATTGCGACAGGCGTACCTGGCCAACCCGCACCACGTCGACGACGTCAAGGACGCGATCGAGGCGGCCCTGACGCAGTCACCGGAGGAGGGCCGGCGCCGCATGCGGGCGCTGCGCCGTCAGGTCCTCGCCCACGACGTCGACCGGTGGGCCCGCGCCTTCCTCGATGCGCTGTCCTCGACCGAGGACCACACCGGTACCAGGAGCGAGACCGGCTCTAGACCGGAGTGATGAAGTTGATCTTCCACTGCCCGTCGATCTTCTCGTAGTCGACGCGCAACCGGCTCCCGTCGTACACCGGCTGCTTGGACTTGTCGGTGACGGTCCGGTTCATGAACACCAGCACGCTGGCCGAATCGCGGTGCGCGTCCAGCACTCCCGTCCCGACGACGTTGGCCTGCGAGATCACCTGCCGGTCACGGGCCTGCGGGATGATGTCCTGGTTCGCGCGTTCCTCGAACTCGCGGCGGTAGGCCGGGGTCAGCAGCTGGTAGGCGTCGGTGAGGCTGCGCTCGACCGTCTGGAAGTCGTAGCCGAAGACCAGCGGGATCTGCTGGGCGGCGAGGTCGCAGTTCGGTGGCTGGCGGTCGCCGGTGCAGGGACCGAGTTCCTCGCGGGTCTGCTGTTCGGCCGCGAGCTGGTCGCGGTCCCACCACATGTACCCGCCGAAGGCGCTCAACCCGACGAAGCCGACCGCCAGCAGCACGCCGAGCGCGAGCGCCAGGCGGGTCGTCCACCGACCCATCAGTTGCCCCCGTCGGGGTACTTGAGGTCGTAGCCGGTCATGTGGCCGTTGTCGTCCTCGTGCACGACGATCCGCAGCCGGTAGGGCTGCGACGGCTTGTTGACGCCGTCGAGGTCGGTGACCGTGACGCGTGCGGCGACCAACACGTTGGCGTTCTTGGCGGTCTCGTCGACGCGCTCGAGCGCCGCGCCGGTGATGACGGCCTCGCTGCTGGCCTGCGTGTCCCGGAAGATGGCCTTGAGGTTCTCGACGTTGGTGCCCTGGCTGAGCATGTCGCGCAGCGGGCCGCTGGTGCCGTTGACGAAGCGGTTCACGCTCTCGTCGATGGTGTTCTGGTCGTAGCTGAACATGTTGACCACCGTCTGGGTCGCGGTGTCGACGAAGCGCTGGTCGCGGTCGAGCGCGGCGTCGGTCTCCGCCCGTCCGGCAGCTGCCCAGGCGGTCAGCCCGCCGACGACCGCGACGAGCACCGCGCAGACGGCGATGCCCACCGCCGCCACCAGCGTGCGGTGCGGCTGCCGGCGCGGTGGCGGCCCGACCGGTCGCGACACCCTGACGCGCGGCGTGGCGGCGGTCGCCGATACGCCCAGCGCGGGTTCGGCGGTGACGGTGCCCGCGGCCGGTCCCGCGGCACGCGAGGCGCGGCGGCGGACGGCCTTGGGCGCCGGCCCGGACGTCTCGGTCGAGGACTCACCGGCGGCCGTGTCCTGCTCTGTCATTCCCGTCGTGGATCCATCATCAAATCGGCCCACGTCTCCGCGGGGGCGAACTTCGTCGAACCGGAGGCCAGCACGCCGGTTCCCCCGGAGGGGTCGGCGAACACACCGGTCCTCGAATCGTACGTCGTCGACGTCGGAGCGCTGGCCACCGGCGGTGCGTCCTGCGGCACGGCCTGTGCGGGCAGCAGCGGACCCTGGCCCGGCGGCGGGGGCACCGCGGGGGCGGGTGCCGGGGCCGGGGCCTCCGCGGGCAGCGGACCGGGTGCCGGAGCCCCGGGTGCCGAGCGGCCGTACGGCGGCACGATCTGGTCGGGCGGCGCGTAGAACGGCAGCGGTGGCGGCGGTGGGCCGGGATCGCTCGGCGGAACCGGCAGTGGGAACGGCGCATTGGGCGCGGGACCGGGTCCCGGCACCACACCGGGCGGCAACTGCACCGACGGCGGCCCCGGGTCGTAGTCCGCCGAGGGCGGGATGTTGGGGAACTTGTTCGCCGGGGTGATGTTGCGCGGATCGGTGATCGGCGTGCTGCCGTACGGGATCGGCGGGCCACGCCACGGATTGCTGCCGATCGGCACGTAGCCGCGCGGGTCGCGGCACAGCTGAATGGTGGGTGCCCGCTTGCCGGGGAACTCCTGGCACGGGTAGTTGCGCGCGCCGCGCACGACGGTCGGATCGCTCTGCGCCGTCTTGCAGTACAGGTCGGTCGGCAGGTCGCGCAGGGTGGTGTCGGCAGGCGTGCGGATCTGCGTCGGCGGGATGAAGCCCACCGAGCACGGGGGCGGATCACCGAGGTCGACCTTGAAGTCGAGCTTGCCGCCCTCGTCGGCCGGCAGACCGCCGCCCACGGTGATGAGCGCGGCCATCAGCGCCGGGAAGATGACCAGTGCCTGCTCGATCGACTTGTTGTAAATGACGCCGATGCGGCCGACGTTGGCGAGGTTGGCGGCCAGCATCGGAAAGTTCGGGCGGATGCCGTCGAACGTCGTGTTGGCGGCCTGGGCCGCGCCCGGCACGGTCCGAAGCACCGACCGCAGCTGCGGGTCGGCATTCGCCGCCTCGGTGGTGAAGCGCGCCAGTCCGTCGGCGAGCGACCGGATGTCGTCTCCGCTGGCGATCTCGGCGTCCAGGAACGGACCGGCCTGGTCGATCAGCTGGCTGGTCTGGCCGTAGTTCGCGTTCGCCTCGTCGACCAGGGCGCGGCCGGACTGGATCAGCCGCGCCAGCTCGGGTCCGGAGCCGTTGAACGCCTTGAACGTCTCGCGCAGCAGATCCTGGATGCGGCTGTCGCCGATGCTGTTCACCAGCGAGTCGGCCTGGGTGAGCAGGCTCGCGATGTCCTGACCGATCGCGGTGCGGCTCACCGGGATCACGGCGTCGTGGCCGAGCATGCGGTCGGAGGGGTCGTCGGGCGGCACCAGGTCGATGTACTGCTCGCCGACCGCCGAGACGCTCTTCACCGTCGCGGTGACGTTGTCCGGCACCGGGGTGTCGGTGTTGAGCCGCATGTCGGCGACCACGCCGTCGTCGCTCAGACCCACCGACTCGACGCGTCCGATGGTCACGCCGCGGTAGGTGACGTTGGCGTTCTCGTACAGGCCGCCGCCGGCGACGAAGTTGGCCCGGACGTCGTAGGTGCCGATGCCCATGGCGGCGGGCACGTGCAGATAGAACGCGGAGATCGCGCCCACGCACAGCACCGTCACGATCGCGAAGATCGACAGCTGGATGCGCGTCAACCGGTCGAGCATCAGGGCACCGCCTCGGTGTGCTGGGTGGCCGTCCCCGGCGGGATCTGGAACGGATCCGCCGCCTGCCCCGAGAGATTCGCCATCGCCCCGGTCAGGAAGTCCGGCGGGTTGATGACCTCGTCGAGGTGCTTCATGTTGGGGTCGAGGCCCTTCGACGTGGTGAACACCGACTCACCGGTGCGGCGCACCGTCAGGTCGAACGTCACGAACACGTTGAGGTAGTCGCCCCGCACCGCGTTGCGCAGGTACTTGTAGTGGAACGGGAAGGTCGGCAGCAGCTCCAGGTCGGAGATGAAGTCGTCGGCGTTGTCGTTGAACGCCTTCACCACCGGATAGAGATCCTTGAAGTCGGCGGCGAAGTCGTCGCGGATGCCGGTCAGCACCCGCGAGGCCACCCCGGAGAACGTCCGCAGGGCGGTGAACGCGTCGACGAGGTTCGTCCGGTTGGCGTTGAGCACCTCGAGCGCCGCGGGCAGCGTGTCGAGCGTGCGACCCAGGTCGTCGCGGCTGCGGGCCAGGATGCCGGCGAACCGGTTGAGCCCGTCGGCGGCGGCAATGATGTCCGCGGTCTGCCGGTCCAGCGATCCGGTCAGCTCGGCCAGGCGCGGGATGAGGTCGGCGAACGACCCGGCGCGACCGGCGACGGCGGCGTACGTCTCGTTCGTGATGTCCTGCAGCGCACCGAGATTGCCCTTGTTCACCACCACGCCGAGCGAGGACAGCACCTCTTCGGTGGTCGGGTAGCGCCCGGTGTGGGCCAGCGGAATCGTCGATCCCTCGGTCAGCCGGCCCTGGGGCGGCTCGCCCGTGGGGTCGGCGAGCGCCACGTGCTGCGATCCGAGCAGCGACGTCTGGGCCACCGTCGCGGTCGCATTGGCGGGCAGTTCGACGTTGCCGTCGAGCGAGAGCTTCACCGCCGCGAAGAACGTGCCGTCGGGCCGTTGTACCGCGTCGATGCCCGAGACGCTCCCCACCGTGATGTCGTCGACCAACACCGGCGAGTTCTGCGGCAGGGTCGCCACGTCGGGCAGTTCGACGTTGATCGTGTACGAGTCCTTGCCGTGCCCGGCGGTGCCCGGCATGTCGAGGGAGTTCAGTCCCCCGAACGAACATCCGGCGAGCAGCACGGCGCCCGAGGACACCGCGACGGCCGCGCGGCCGCTCCGTACTGCCCTGCGGCGCAGGGCGATGCGCGTCGGCACGGCTATCCACCTCCGGCTTCGGCGGGCAGGGGCGCTGGATCGGGTGCGGGTCCGGGCAACGGTCCCGTCCCCGTCGGCGCGGGCGGCGGGACCGGGCCGGCAGGCGACACCTGCCCGGGCTCCGCGGGCGGAGGCAGGATGAGGTCGCTCAGCATGCCGTCCGGACTGGGCGTCGGCGGCGTCACGCCGGGCGCCGGGTTCCACTGCAGGTAGGGCACCGGCGTCTGCGCCTTCGCCTCGGTGGCCGGGGTGTCGTAGAGGATCTGACCCTTGTAGGCGGTGATGCTGTTGATCGGGTGGAACAGCACCGGCGGGTAGTTGACCGCGAGCCGCTTGACCACCGGTCCCATGCGCTGACGGCAGATCTCGGCGCGCTTGAAGT is from Mycolicibacterium grossiae and encodes:
- a CDS encoding alpha,alpha-trehalose-phosphate synthase (UDP-forming): MSPGPATEPDVGTADFVVVANRLPIDMERRADGEISYKRSPGGLVTALEPLLRKRHGAWIGWAGIPDSPEDPIEDDGLQLFPVALSAEDVATYYEGFSNATLWPLYHDVIVKPIYHRAWWERYVEVNRRFAEATARAAADGATVWVQDYQLQLVPKMLRMLRPDLTIGFFLHIPFPPIELFMQMPWRTEIIEGLLGADLVGFHLPGGAQNFLYLARRLVGADTSRATVGVRSRFGEVRVGFRTVKVGAFPISIDSAELDAKARDRAVRQRARAIRAELGNPRKVMLGVDRLDYTKGIDVRLNAFTELLEDGRVDGSDTVLVQLATPSRERVESYKVMREDIERQVGHINGEFGEVGHPVVHYLHKPIPRDELVAFFVAADVMLVTPLRDGMNLVAKEYVACRSDLGGALVLSEFTGAAAELRQAYLANPHHVDDVKDAIEAALTQSPEEGRRRMRALRRQVLAHDVDRWARAFLDALSSTEDHTGTRSETGSRPE
- a CDS encoding MCE family protein, whose translation is MALRRRAVRSGRAAVAVSSGAVLLAGCSFGGLNSLDMPGTAGHGKDSYTINVELPDVATLPQNSPVLVDDITVGSVSGIDAVQRPDGTFFAAVKLSLDGNVELPANATATVAQTSLLGSQHVALADPTGEPPQGRLTEGSTIPLAHTGRYPTTEEVLSSLGVVVNKGNLGALQDITNETYAAVAGRAGSFADLIPRLAELTGSLDRQTADIIAAADGLNRFAGILARSRDDLGRTLDTLPAALEVLNANRTNLVDAFTALRTFSGVASRVLTGIRDDFAADFKDLYPVVKAFNDNADDFISDLELLPTFPFHYKYLRNAVRGDYLNVFVTFDLTVRRTGESVFTTSKGLDPNMKHLDEVINPPDFLTGAMANLSGQAADPFQIPPGTATQHTEAVP
- a CDS encoding intersectin-EH binding protein Ibp1, coding for MANPVLSAPRRFILAGGFALAVAAAPAVAALAGVDAFPANPLACPGGEEEDQFTGICIPHTVPNSPFSSIPGNPDLPAVDGIPCTGANSGQCIGLAENAPAYVPPTSSIGSSPTVTGVS
- a CDS encoding mammalian cell entry protein; the encoded protein is MGRWTTRLALALGVLLAVGFVGLSAFGGYMWWDRDQLAAEQQTREELGPCTGDRQPPNCDLAAQQIPLVFGYDFQTVERSLTDAYQLLTPAYRREFEERANQDIIPQARDRQVISQANVVGTGVLDAHRDSASVLVFMNRTVTDKSKQPVYDGSRLRVDYEKIDGQWKINFITPV
- a CDS encoding intersectin-EH binding protein Ibp1, whose amino-acid sequence is MATLRFDARRLLLAGGFAVAAAAAPAVAVLAAPTSVEPSVAACPSGETEDTFTTVCTPDLVPNSPVFQSSSPDSLPSVGGIPCSGANSGQCIGLSEEQQSEGPVPVPRSSVSSSP
- a CDS encoding MCE family protein, producing MLDRLTRIQLSIFAIVTVLCVGAISAFYLHVPAAMGIGTYDVRANFVAGGGLYENANVTYRGVTIGRVESVGLSDDGVVADMRLNTDTPVPDNVTATVKSVSAVGEQYIDLVPPDDPSDRMLGHDAVIPVSRTAIGQDIASLLTQADSLVNSIGDSRIQDLLRETFKAFNGSGPELARLIQSGRALVDEANANYGQTSQLIDQAGPFLDAEIASGDDIRSLADGLARFTTEAANADPQLRSVLRTVPGAAQAANTTFDGIRPNFPMLAANLANVGRIGVIYNKSIEQALVIFPALMAALITVGGGLPADEGGKLDFKVDLGDPPPCSVGFIPPTQIRTPADTTLRDLPTDLYCKTAQSDPTVVRGARNYPCQEFPGKRAPTIQLCRDPRGYVPIGSNPWRGPPIPYGSTPITDPRNITPANKFPNIPPSADYDPGPPSVQLPPGVVPGPGPAPNAPFPLPVPPSDPGPPPPPLPFYAPPDQIVPPYGRSAPGAPAPGPLPAEAPAPAPAPAVPPPPGQGPLLPAQAVPQDAPPVASAPTSTTYDSRTGVFADPSGGTGVLASGSTKFAPAETWADLMMDPRRE
- a CDS encoding mammalian cell entry protein, with protein sequence MTEQDTAAGESSTETSGPAPKAVRRRASRAAGPAAGTVTAEPALGVSATAATPRVRVSRPVGPPPRRQPHRTLVAAVGIAVCAVLVAVVGGLTAWAAAGRAETDAALDRDQRFVDTATQTVVNMFSYDQNTIDESVNRFVNGTSGPLRDMLSQGTNVENLKAIFRDTQASSEAVITGAALERVDETAKNANVLVAARVTVTDLDGVNKPSQPYRLRIVVHEDDNGHMTGYDLKYPDGGN